From the genome of Psychroserpens ponticola, one region includes:
- the accC gene encoding acetyl-CoA carboxylase biotin carboxylase subunit, which yields MKKILVANRGEIAIRVMRTAKKMGIKTVAVFSEADRNAPHVQYADEAVCIGPAPSNQSYLKGDKIIEVAKSLNVDGIHPGYGFLSENADFAEIAEKNNIIFIGPRSKAIKMMGDKLAAKDAVKDYNIPMVPGVDHAITEPKEAIQIAKDIGFPILIKAAAGGGGKGMRVVEKEKDVEEQMKRAISEATSAFGDGSVFVEKYVTSPRHIEIQIMADSHGNIIHLFERECSIQRRHQKVVEEAPSVILTPELREKMGQAAIDVARSCDYLGAGTVEFLLDADHNFYFLEMNTRLQVEHPVSEWIAGVDLVELQIKVARGEALNIKQEDLKINGHALELRVYAEDPMNDFLPSVGNLEVYQLPEGDNIRVDNGFEEGMDIPIYYDPMLSKLITYGKTRSEAIQLMIKAIDNYHIKGVQTTLPFGRFVCEHDAFKSGDFDTHFVKNYYSPSLLEAKHKEEAELAAKIALKCYLEDHKLLRLPN from the coding sequence ATGAAAAAAATATTAGTTGCCAATCGTGGAGAAATAGCAATTCGTGTCATGCGAACTGCAAAAAAAATGGGCATTAAAACTGTCGCTGTATTTTCTGAAGCTGATAGAAATGCACCACACGTTCAATATGCAGATGAAGCCGTTTGTATTGGTCCTGCTCCTTCAAATCAATCCTATCTAAAAGGTGATAAAATTATAGAAGTCGCTAAATCTTTAAATGTAGATGGTATTCATCCAGGTTACGGATTTCTTAGTGAAAATGCAGATTTTGCTGAGATTGCCGAAAAGAATAATATTATCTTTATTGGTCCACGTTCTAAAGCCATCAAAATGATGGGAGATAAATTAGCTGCTAAAGATGCGGTTAAAGATTATAACATTCCTATGGTTCCTGGTGTTGACCATGCCATTACTGAACCAAAAGAAGCCATTCAAATTGCTAAAGACATCGGGTTTCCTATTCTAATTAAAGCTGCTGCAGGTGGTGGTGGAAAAGGAATGCGTGTTGTTGAAAAAGAAAAAGATGTTGAAGAACAAATGAAACGTGCCATTAGCGAAGCAACGTCTGCTTTTGGTGATGGCTCTGTTTTTGTTGAAAAATATGTCACGTCTCCTCGTCATATTGAAATTCAAATCATGGCTGACAGTCATGGTAATATCATTCATTTATTTGAGCGTGAATGCTCCATACAACGTCGTCATCAAAAAGTAGTTGAAGAAGCGCCTTCAGTCATTTTAACACCTGAACTTAGAGAAAAAATGGGACAAGCTGCTATAGACGTAGCGCGTTCTTGTGATTATTTAGGTGCTGGAACAGTTGAATTTTTACTAGATGCTGATCATAATTTCTATTTCTTAGAAATGAATACGCGATTGCAAGTAGAACATCCTGTTTCTGAATGGATTGCAGGTGTTGATTTAGTGGAACTGCAAATTAAAGTCGCTCGTGGTGAAGCCTTAAACATCAAACAAGAGGACTTAAAAATTAATGGTCATGCTTTAGAACTTCGTGTGTATGCTGAAGATCCTATGAACGACTTCTTGCCTAGTGTTGGTAATTTAGAAGTCTATCAATTACCTGAAGGCGACAATATTCGTGTGGATAATGGTTTTGAAGAAGGCATGGACATTCCTATTTATTATGATCCAATGCTCTCTAAATTAATTACCTACGGAAAAACACGTTCTGAAGCTATTCAGTTAATGATAAAAGCCATTGATAATTACCATATCAAAGGTGTTCAAACCACATTACCTTTCGGAAGATTTGTATGCGAACATGATGCTTTTAAAAGTGGAGACTTTGATACACACTTTGTAAAAAACTACTACTCACCTAGCCTTTTGGAAGCTAAACACAAGGAGGAAGCTGAACTAGCTGCAAAAATTGCTTTAAAATGCTATTTGGAAGATCATAAATTATTAAGGTTACCAAATTAA
- a CDS encoding acyl-CoA carboxylase subunit beta has protein sequence MNTKIKTLNDKLKLSKLGGGQKRIDKQHQKKKLTARERVLYLLDEGSFEEIGALVTHRTKDFGMEKQKFYGDGVVTGYGTVDGRLIYVFAQDFTVFGGSLSETHAEKICKIMDMAVNVGAPIIGLNDSGGARIQEGVRSLGGYADIFYRNVQASGVIPQISAIMGPCAGGAVYSPAMTDFTLMVQDTSYMFVTGPNVVKTVTNEEVTSEELGGASVHSTKSGVAHKTSANDVECLEDVKKLLSYLPQSNKETPKDLGFEFQEELRDSLSDIVPENANKPYDMHQVIEGIIDEDTFYEIHKDHAENIIVGFARLGGKSIGIVANQPMFLAGVLDVNSSKKAARFVRFCDCFNIPLLVLEDVPGFLPGTDQEWNGIIVHGAKLLYAFSEATVPRVTVITRKAYGGAYDVMNSKHIGADMNFAWPNAEIAVMGAKGAAEIIFKREINASEDPEAKWKEKEAEYAELFANPYSASERGFIDEVILPKNTRRKLIKAFSMLENKDVKKPNRKHGNIPL, from the coding sequence ATGAATACCAAAATAAAAACCCTTAACGACAAACTTAAACTTTCCAAATTAGGAGGTGGACAAAAACGTATTGATAAACAACATCAAAAGAAAAAACTAACCGCTAGAGAGCGTGTGCTATATCTTTTAGATGAAGGCTCTTTTGAAGAAATTGGTGCTTTGGTAACCCATAGAACAAAAGACTTTGGCATGGAAAAGCAAAAATTTTATGGTGATGGTGTGGTTACTGGATATGGAACCGTTGACGGAAGATTAATTTATGTATTTGCTCAAGATTTTACTGTATTTGGTGGTTCTCTATCTGAAACACATGCCGAAAAGATTTGCAAAATCATGGATATGGCTGTTAATGTTGGTGCTCCAATAATTGGTTTGAATGATTCTGGAGGTGCTCGAATTCAAGAAGGTGTGCGTTCATTAGGTGGCTATGCCGATATTTTTTACAGAAACGTACAGGCTTCTGGTGTAATTCCACAGATTTCTGCAATTATGGGACCTTGTGCTGGTGGTGCAGTGTATTCTCCTGCAATGACCGATTTTACACTTATGGTTCAAGATACCAGTTATATGTTCGTTACTGGTCCGAATGTTGTAAAAACAGTCACTAATGAAGAAGTCACTAGTGAAGAATTAGGAGGAGCAAGTGTGCATTCTACTAAGTCTGGTGTGGCTCATAAAACCTCAGCTAATGATGTTGAATGCTTAGAAGATGTTAAAAAACTACTGAGTTATTTACCTCAGAGTAATAAAGAAACGCCTAAAGATTTAGGGTTTGAATTTCAGGAAGAACTGAGAGATAGTTTATCTGATATCGTTCCAGAAAACGCAAACAAACCTTACGATATGCATCAGGTGATTGAAGGCATTATTGATGAAGACACATTTTACGAAATTCATAAAGATCATGCCGAAAATATCATTGTTGGTTTTGCACGTTTAGGCGGAAAATCTATTGGTATTGTTGCCAATCAACCTATGTTTTTAGCAGGTGTTTTAGATGTGAATAGCTCTAAAAAAGCTGCGCGTTTTGTACGTTTTTGTGATTGTTTTAATATTCCGTTATTGGTATTAGAAGATGTTCCAGGTTTTTTACCAGGAACAGATCAAGAATGGAACGGTATTATTGTACATGGAGCCAAACTCCTTTATGCATTTAGTGAAGCTACAGTACCAAGAGTGACTGTTATTACAAGAAAAGCTTATGGAGGAGCTTACGATGTAATGAATTCTAAACATATTGGAGCAGACATGAACTTTGCTTGGCCTAACGCTGAAATTGCTGTGATGGGAGCCAAAGGTGCTGCCGAAATTATATTCAAACGTGAAATTAATGCTTCTGAAGATCCTGAAGCCAAATGGAAAGAAAAAGAAGCCGAATATGCTGAATTGTTTGCAAATCCTTATAGTGCTTCAGAAAGAGGTTTTATTGACGAGGTCATTCTTCCGAAGAACACAAGACGGAAATTAATCAAAGCCTTTTCAATGTTAGAAAATAAAGATGTAAAGAAGCCTAATCGCAAGCATGGAAATATTCCGTTGTAA
- a CDS encoding GNAT family N-acetyltransferase — MTFDHYKINLLQANESEAFFNLIDTNRPRLEDFFAGTVSKTLTLETTENYCVDIQKRIENKSYLPYMITDIETNEFVGLVDVKNIDLNVPKAELGSFIDGNYEGKGIVTEATKLVVDHIVKQYKFVKLLCRAGSRNKGSIAVILKNGFELEGTIRKDYRTTKGDIVDLNYYGRVFDV, encoded by the coding sequence ATGACTTTTGATCACTATAAAATTAATCTACTTCAAGCCAATGAAAGCGAAGCATTTTTCAATTTAATTGATACTAATAGACCACGTTTAGAAGATTTCTTTGCTGGAACGGTTTCTAAAACCTTAACGCTAGAAACTACTGAAAACTACTGTGTTGACATTCAGAAGCGGATTGAAAATAAAAGCTATTTGCCTTATATGATTACAGATATTGAAACTAATGAATTTGTTGGATTAGTAGATGTAAAGAATATCGATTTGAATGTGCCAAAAGCAGAATTGGGTTCTTTTATAGATGGTAATTACGAAGGGAAAGGCATCGTGACTGAAGCTACTAAATTGGTTGTCGATCATATCGTAAAGCAGTATAAGTTCGTCAAACTTTTATGCAGAGCAGGAAGTCGAAATAAAGGTAGTATTGCTGTAATACTAAAAAACGGATTTGAACTCGAAGGCACCATTCGTAAAGACTATAGAACTACCAAAGGAGACATAGTAGATTTAAATTATTACGGTCGCGTGTTTGATGTTTAG
- a CDS encoding DinB family protein, protein MLTDTLIKLFDRDLNALKKEIELYNEEESMWLTPEGITNSAGNLCLHLIGNLNHFIGAGLGNSGYVRERELEFSLKDIPREDLIQQVDDASVMVSQILKQITEDDLQKDYTHQVFKEPMTTAFFLVHLSTHLSYHLGQINYHRRLLDK, encoded by the coding sequence ATGCTAACAGATACATTAATTAAATTATTCGATAGAGATTTAAACGCTTTAAAAAAGGAAATTGAACTTTATAATGAAGAGGAGAGCATGTGGTTAACTCCAGAAGGAATTACAAATTCCGCAGGTAATTTATGTTTACATCTTATTGGAAACTTAAATCATTTTATTGGAGCTGGTTTAGGTAATTCAGGATATGTAAGAGAACGAGAACTCGAGTTTTCTTTAAAAGATATTCCTCGAGAAGATTTAATACAACAGGTAGATGACGCAAGCGTTATGGTATCGCAAATACTAAAACAAATTACTGAAGATGATTTACAAAAAGACTATACGCATCAAGTTTTTAAAGAACCTATGACGACTGCGTTTTTCTTGGTACATCTAAGTACGCATTTATCGTATCATCTTGGACAAATAAATTATCATAGACGACTTTTAGACAAGTAA
- a CDS encoding ABC transporter ATP-binding protein produces MQHLKTTDKSDTKNPKVTLKQAFKTIIWPRRNLVFIGLLLIVIRSLSGLILPWQSKVLLDDVVPNGDSSALWTLIIIVICAITVQAVTSFLLTKILSVQAQYLISELRAQVQKKVLSLPISFFDNTKSGALVSRIMTDVEGVRNLIGTGLVQLVGGSFTAIVSLIILIKLNAWMTLFVFVPLSIFGIIALKAFKYIRPIFRSRGKINAEVTGRLTETLAGVRVIKAFNAEDQENKIFEKGVDRLYQNVKKSLTATALMTSSSTFLIGVVTTGIMGIGGYYMILGEMTTGDFLFFTLVLGFMIAPIVQMSNIGSQLTEALAGLDRTEELMNMAAEEDDTNRSIELQDFNGELEFSDVSFAYEEGKPVLHNINFKAESGSVVALVGSSGSGKSTIAGLSATFLNPKSGQITIDGKDLSQVNLKSFRQHLGVVLQDEFLFEGTIRENIMFPRPNASEAQVQAAVKAAYVNEFTDRFDDGLETMIGERGVKLSGGQRQRIAIARAILADPKIIILDEATSNLDTESEALIQKSLGELTKNRTTIVIAHRLSTIRKADQILVIENGKIAERGTHDELIATEGRYFDLYTYQAKI; encoded by the coding sequence ATGCAACATTTAAAAACTACAGATAAATCAGATACTAAAAATCCAAAGGTGACTTTAAAACAAGCCTTTAAAACGATTATTTGGCCACGAAGAAACCTCGTTTTTATAGGTTTGTTGCTAATTGTTATTAGAAGTTTATCTGGTTTAATTTTACCATGGCAAAGTAAAGTGTTGTTAGATGATGTGGTACCAAATGGTGATTCGAGTGCTTTATGGACACTTATTATTATTGTTATTTGTGCAATTACAGTGCAAGCTGTGACCTCTTTTTTATTAACAAAAATACTAAGCGTGCAAGCACAATATTTAATTAGTGAATTACGCGCACAAGTGCAAAAGAAAGTCTTGTCTTTACCCATTAGTTTTTTTGATAACACCAAATCAGGTGCTTTAGTCTCACGAATTATGACAGACGTTGAAGGTGTTCGTAATCTTATTGGTACAGGATTAGTACAATTAGTAGGCGGAAGTTTTACAGCAATTGTATCCTTAATTATTCTGATAAAACTCAATGCATGGATGACGCTTTTTGTGTTTGTACCTTTGTCTATCTTCGGAATTATTGCCTTGAAAGCCTTCAAATATATTCGTCCGATTTTTAGAAGCAGAGGAAAAATTAATGCTGAGGTTACAGGTCGTTTAACGGAAACCTTAGCAGGCGTTCGTGTTATTAAAGCCTTTAATGCAGAAGATCAAGAAAACAAAATCTTCGAAAAAGGGGTTGATAGACTCTATCAAAACGTAAAGAAAAGTCTAACAGCTACAGCCTTAATGACCAGTTCATCGACTTTTTTAATTGGAGTTGTCACAACAGGAATTATGGGAATTGGTGGTTATTATATGATCTTAGGAGAAATGACGACAGGTGATTTTCTGTTTTTTACGTTGGTGTTAGGTTTTATGATTGCGCCAATTGTGCAAATGAGTAATATTGGAAGTCAGTTAACCGAAGCATTAGCAGGTTTAGATCGTACAGAAGAATTGATGAATATGGCTGCGGAAGAAGATGATACAAATCGAAGTATAGAACTTCAAGATTTTAATGGTGAATTAGAATTTAGCGATGTCTCTTTTGCATATGAAGAAGGAAAACCTGTATTACACAATATTAATTTTAAAGCTGAATCTGGCTCTGTGGTTGCCTTAGTAGGAAGTTCTGGCTCAGGAAAATCTACTATTGCAGGATTGTCGGCAACATTTTTGAATCCGAAATCAGGACAAATTACCATTGATGGAAAAGATTTGTCTCAAGTGAATTTAAAAAGTTTCAGACAACATTTAGGTGTCGTCTTGCAAGATGAATTTTTGTTTGAAGGTACCATTCGTGAGAATATTATGTTCCCAAGACCTAATGCTTCCGAAGCACAAGTGCAAGCAGCAGTAAAAGCCGCTTATGTCAATGAATTTACAGACCGTTTTGATGATGGTTTAGAAACGATGATAGGAGAAAGAGGTGTTAAGTTATCTGGTGGGCAAAGACAACGGATTGCCATTGCTAGAGCTATTTTGGCTGATCCTAAAATCATTATTCTAGATGAAGCGACGTCTAATTTGGATACAGAAAGTGAAGCGCTTATTCAAAAGAGTTTAGGAGAATTGACAAAAAATAGAACAACCATTGTTATTGCGCATCGATTGAGTACCATTCGTAAAGCAGATCAAATTTTGGTTATTGAAAACGGAAAAATAGCCGAACGTGGCACTCATGATGAACTCATAGCAACTGAAGGTCGATACTTTGATTTGTACACGTATCAGGCTAAGATTTAA